A single region of the Manihot esculenta cultivar AM560-2 chromosome 12, M.esculenta_v8, whole genome shotgun sequence genome encodes:
- the LOC122721407 gene encoding uncharacterized protein LOC122721407: protein DDKKVKLAALEFSDYALIWWDELVKSRRRNGELPIASWDEMKRIMRKKYVPTYYHRDLHHQLQRLTQGSKSVDEYHKEMELLLIKANIVEEEDQTMARFFGGLNKEIADVVDLQPYVDLEDLVNIAIKVERQRGRNRWGSNRAAQNSNSKWGSKWNTKPDPKRFEKSSTQKGMLPSKETSNSHGKNESAPKSNRTRDIQCFKCKGRGHYANECANKRAMVVRGDEIVSESDSDSDEVPPLEDCSDVEIEEYPVQGESLVILRTLNVSIKEEGLEQRENIFHTRCLVGGKVCSMIIDSGSQVNCASTILVDKLGLETIKHPNPYRLQWLNDSGEAKVTKQCKVSFSIGKYVDEVTCDIVPMQAGHILLGRPWQFDRREFANVFPEEVPSGLPPIRGIEHQIDFVPGAQIPNRPAYRSNPEETKELQKQVDELLAKGHIRESLSPCAVPVLLVLKKDGTMRFIISSRGVEVDTEKVKGIQEWPTPKNANEVRSFHGLASFYRRFVRDFSTIAAPLNEIIKKAVGFKWGKEQELAFNTLKEKLTTAPVLRLPDFSKTFEIECDASGIGIGAVLMQEGRPIAYFSEKLGGAQLNYSTYDKEFYALIRALEVWEHYLLPNEFVIHTDHQSLKHLKGQGKLNKRHGKWVEYLEIFPYVIKYKQGKENVIADALSRRHDGFLFRGKQICIPNCSVRELLVRESHSGGLMGHFGVQKTLDMLNEHFYWPNMRKYVEKICAQCFACKQAKSKSLPHGLYTPLPVPTEPWTDISMDFVIGLPRTKRGRDSVFVVVDRFSKMAHFIPCHKTDDATNIADLFFREVVRLHGIPRTIVSDRDSKFLSHFWCVLWGKLGTKLLFSTTCHPQTDGQTEVVNRTLGTMLRAIVGRNLKTWEECLPYVEFAYNRAVHSSTGYSPFEVVYGFNPLTVLDLMPLPLIWIHMRKERFPTQRKSKLDARGDGPYQVLKRINDNAYIIDLPGEFDSRTNPFQEGGD from the exons gatgataaaaaggtaaaacttgctgcccttgagttttcagattatgcactaatatggtgggatgagcttgtgaaatctaggagaaggaatggagagttacccattgctagttgggatgagatgaagcgaatcatgaggaagaaatatgtgcctacttattaccatagagatctccatcatcaattgcaaagattaactcagggatcaaagtctgttgatgagtatcataaggagatggagttgctcctgatcaaagcaaacatagtggaggaggaagaccagactatggctcgtttctttggtggtctaaacaaggagattgctgatgtggttgatttgcaaccatatgttgatttggaagacttggtgaacattgcaattaaggtggaaagacaaagaggccgaaatagatgggggagcaacagggctgctcaaaactccaacagcaaatggggttccaaatggaacaccaagcctgatcctaaaaggtttgaaaagtcttcaactcaaaaaggcatgttaccttccaaagaaacatccaactctcatggtaaaaatgaatcagcccctaaatcaaatagaactagagatattcagtgctttaaatgtaaagggcgtgggcattatgccaatgagtgtgctAATAAACGTGCTATGgtagtgaggggagatgagatagtctccgaaagtgattctgattctgatgaagtaccacctttagaagattgttctgatgtagagatagaagagtatcctgttcaaggagagtccttagtgatattgcgtactttaaatgtttctattaaagaagagggacttgaacagcgtgaaaacatctttcacactcgttgtttggttggtggtaaagtctgtagcatgataatagattcgggtagtcaagttaattgtgctagtactattttagttgataaattaggactagaaactattaaacaccctaatccttacagacttcagtggttgaatgatagcggcgaggcaaaggtaaccaagcaatgtaaagtgtcattttctattggcaaatatgtagatgaggttacttgtgatattgtacccatgcaggctggacacattttgttaggtagaccatggcaatttgataggcgt gagtttgcgaatgtatttcctgaggaggtgccatctgggttgccacccattaggggaatagaacatcaaatcgattttgttcctggagctcagattccaaaccgtccagcttaccgtagcaatcctgaggagacgaaggaattgcaaaagcaagttgatgagttgctagctaagggacatatcagggagagccttagtccatgcgcagtacctgttttgttggttctaaagaaagatggaacaatgc gatttattattagttcacgtggagttgaggtagatactgaaaaggttaagggtatccaagaatggcctacacctaagaatgctaatgaggtgagatcctttcatggattggcaagcttctataggaggtttgttagagatttcagcactattgctgcacctctaaatgagattattaaaaaggctgttgggtttaagtggggtaaagaacaggaacttgcatttaacacattgaaagaaaaacttactaccgctcctgttttaaggttacctgatttttctaaaacctttgaaattgaatgtgatgcttctgggattggtattggtgctgttcttatgcaggaaggccgacccatagcatattttagtgagaagttaggtggcgcacaattgaactattccacctatgacaaagagttctatgcactgattagggctcttgaagtttgggaacactacttgctgcctaatgagtttgtgattcataccgaccatcagtctctcaaacacttgaagggacaagggaagttgaacaagcggcatggtaagtgggttgaatatctcgaaatctttccttatgtgattaaatacaagcaaggtaaagagaatgtgattgccgatgcattatctagacg gcatgatgggtttctttttagggggaaacaaatatgcatacctaattgttcagtgcgtgagttgcttgttagagaatcacattcaggaggattaatgggacattttggtgtgcaaaagactttagacatgttgaatgaacacttttattggcctaacatgcgaaaatatgtagagaaaatttgtgctcaatgctttgcatgtaaacaggctaaatctaagtccttgccacatgggttgtatactcctttgcctgtacctactgaaccttggactgatatatctatggattttgtgataggtttacctaggacaaaaagaggtagagattcagtgtttgttgttgtagatcgctttagcaagatggcacattttattccatgtcataaaactgatgatgcaacgaacatagctgatttgtttttcagggaagtagtccgtttgcatggtatacctaggactattgtttctgatagagattctaagttccttagtcatttctggtgtgttttgtgggggaaattgggtactaaacttttattttctactacttgtcatccacaaacagatggccaaactgaagttgttaataggactttaggaactatgcttcgtgctattgtgggtaggaacttgaaaacttgggaagaatgtttgccatatgttgaatttgcttataatcgagcagtccattcttctactggttattcaccttttgaggttgtgtatggttttaatccattaactgtactagatttaatgcctttacctttga tttggatccatatgcgaaaggaaaggtttccaactcaaaggaaatcaaaactcgatgcacgaggggatggaccatatcaagtgctgaaacggatcaatgacaatgcatacataattgatctgccaggtgagtttg attcgaggacgaatccttttcaagagggaggggat